AACTAGCTTGTCACCGCGCCGGATGCCAGTGTAAGGTTGCAAGTAAGTGCATACTAACTAACGTAAGCTAACGCACACTGTTCCGCCCACGATGACCAGCGCCCCGCCGACCATCACCGCTGACGCGCTCCACGACGCCGCACCCCGCCGCATGTCGGGGGAAGACCGGCGACGGCAAATTGTCCGCATTGCTATGCGGCGGTTCTCTGAAAAAGGCTTTAACGGCGTCACCACCAAGGAAATCGCCGCCGAAGCCGGCGTCAGCGAAGCGATTATCTTCCGGCATTTCGCCACCAAGCAGGACCTTTACGCCGCTATCCTTGACCAAAAGATGAAGGACGCTGACGCGGCAGCCTTCTGGACGCGCATGCGCGAGTTAGCCGCTTGCCGCGACGACCGGCGGTTTTTTGAAACCATCATGCAGCATGTCATCGAGCGCCACCGCGCCGATTACTCCTTCCAACGCCTGCTGTTTTTTAGCGCGCTCGAAGGCCATGAACTCTCTGAGATGTTTTTCCGCCTCTACGTGCGGGACATTTTTGATTTTCTGGGCGATTACATTGAAACCCGCATCCGTGAGGGCGCATTTCGGGAAGTGAATCCGCAGGTGGCGGCGCGGTCACTCTTCGCTATGCCGTTCCTTCAAACCATGTTTGAGCAACTCCACGGCGACCAGACCGTAACCGGCTCGCCGGAGGCGCTGGCGCGCGCTTACGCCGCAATCTTCCTTGACGGCATACGGCGGCCGGCGACGCCAACCACATCCACCACCCCTTCCCCAACGGACAAGCTATGACTGCCTTGTGTCTCCGCTCCAAGCAAGCCGGGTTTTGGTTGGTGACAGCGCTCTTAGCGCTCTGTCTGACCGGCTGCTCCCGCAAAAAGGAAACCGTTAGCGCCGCCGCACCCGACACGTCCGCCCCGCCGCCGGCGATCGAAGTCAAGACGACAACCGCCGTCGAACGCCTTATCCGCAAATCTATTGAAACCGTCGGGTCGCTTGTACCGGATGAGCAAGTCGTCGTCGCCGGACAGGTCGGCGGTGAAATCACCGAACTCACGGTGGATGTCGGCAGTCCAGTTAGAGCCGGTCAGGTCATCGCCCGCATCTCGCCCAAGGAATATGAACTTAAGCTCCAGCAGGCGGAGGCGGCGCTGGCGCAGGCGCGCGCCATGCTGGGCGAAGCCGGCCGGCGCGACCCTGTTGATATTGACGCCGTACCGGCTGTCCGGCAGGCCAAAGCCGCTCTTGACGACGCCCGCGCCCAGATGGAGCGCACCGAGCGCTTGGTAGCGTCCGGCGATCTGCCGCGCCAGCGGTGGGATACTGTGGAAGCCAACTACCGCGCCGCCGAAGCCCGCTATCAGGCCGCCCGTGATGAAGCCGTCATGCGCCTTGGCGTCATCGAACAGCGCCAAGCCGAGGTGCGCTTTGCCCGGAAGAAACTCGAAGACTCCACCGTCCGTGCGCCCATCAGCGGCTTTGTCAGTGTTCGCCACAAGTCACGCGGCGACTTCATCAATGAGCAAGGCGGCAACCGCGACATTGTCACCATTGTGCGGCTCGATCCGATTCGCGTTCAGGCGAATGTCGCCGAAGCTGGTGTTTCGTACGTCAAGGTGGGCATGGCGGCGCGCTTCACAACGGATGCCTACCCAGGCCGCGACTTT
The window above is part of the Chloracidobacterium sp. genome. Proteins encoded here:
- a CDS encoding TetR/AcrR family transcriptional regulator, whose translation is MTSAPPTITADALHDAAPRRMSGEDRRRQIVRIAMRRFSEKGFNGVTTKEIAAEAGVSEAIIFRHFATKQDLYAAILDQKMKDADAAAFWTRMRELAACRDDRRFFETIMQHVIERHRADYSFQRLLFFSALEGHELSEMFFRLYVRDIFDFLGDYIETRIREGAFREVNPQVAARSLFAMPFLQTMFEQLHGDQTVTGSPEALARAYAAIFLDGIRRPATPTTSTTPSPTDKL
- a CDS encoding efflux RND transporter periplasmic adaptor subunit, with translation MTALCLRSKQAGFWLVTALLALCLTGCSRKKETVSAAAPDTSAPPPAIEVKTTTAVERLIRKSIETVGSLVPDEQVVVAGQVGGEITELTVDVGSPVRAGQVIARISPKEYELKLQQAEAALAQARAMLGEAGRRDPVDIDAVPAVRQAKAALDDARAQMERTERLVASGDLPRQRWDTVEANYRAAEARYQAARDEAVMRLGVIEQRQAEVRFARKKLEDSTVRAPISGFVSVRHKSRGDFINEQGGNRDIVTIVRLDPIRVQANVAEAGVSYVKVGMAARFTTDAYPGRDFSARVARISPVLNQQARLLMVEAVAPNPQGLLKPGMFVRVYVDIATDVPAVFVPSSAVVSAAGVDKVFVVADGKAVARRVRLGKRDGEAVEITEGLKPGEKVITDNLDRLTDGTPVKTF